A part of Salvelinus alpinus chromosome 5, SLU_Salpinus.1, whole genome shotgun sequence genomic DNA contains:
- the LOC139576250 gene encoding low choriolytic enzyme-like, which translates to MFVLKFTVGLLTLMLVSSAWVEELTEVKNVVEEDTSAELSVGELLTRANRDLTPEADEPTLMGDIAMPSEKNADPCTATGCLWQKYSDGNIWVPYAIANHFSSREIAIIQRGLDSFAETTCIRFFQRQNERDYLSIESRSGCYSYVGRQGNAQTVSLARQGCLYHSTVQHELLHALGFNHEQTRSDRDNHIHVYWENIIDDMKYNFDKIATLNQGTPYDYNSVMQYERYAFSKNNRPTMEPIPNNNVSFGEATQMSKNDIDRLNRLYGC; encoded by the exons ATGTTTGTGTTGAAGTTCACTGTGGGTCTCCTGACCCTGATGCTGGTGTCCTCTGCCTGGGTTGAGGAACTGACTGAGGTGA AGAATGTTGTGGAAGAAGACACCTCTGCTGAGCTCTCTGTTGGTGAGCTGCTGACCAGAGCCAACAGGGACCTCA CCCCCGAGGCCGATGAGCCTACTCTGATGGGTGACATTGCCATGCCCTCGGAGAAGAATGCTGACCCCTGCACCGCCACCGGGTGTCTGTGGCAAAAGTACAGTGACGGAAACATCTGGGTGCCCTACGCCATTGCCAACCACTTCT caTCTCGTGAGATAGCCATCATCCAGCGTGGTCTTGACTCCTTCGCCGAAACCACCTGCATCCGCTTCTTCCAGCGCCAGAACGAGAGGGACTACCTCAGCATTGAGTCTCGCAGCGG GTGCTACTCCTATGTTGGCCGTCAGGGTAATGCCCAGACTGTGTCTCTGGCCCGTCAGGGCTGCCTGTACCACAGCACCGTCCAGCATGAGCTCCTCCACGCCCTGGGCTTTAACCACGAGCAGACCCGCAGCGACCGTGACAACCACATCCATGTCTACTGGGAGAACATAATTGATG ACATGAAGTACAACTTCGACAAGATCGCCACCCTGAACCAAGGAACTCCCTATGACTACAACTCTGTCATGCAGTACGAGAG GTACGCCTTCTCCAAGAACAACCGCCCCACCATGGAGCCCATCCCCAACAACAACGTGTCGTTCGGCGAGGCCACTCAGATGAGCAAGAACGACATCGACAGGCTGAACAGGCTGTATGGCTGCT AA